A single region of the Plantactinospora soyae genome encodes:
- a CDS encoding glycosyltransferase, translating into MTSPRTDPLVSVVIPTYNRRNQLHDSLLQLTRQRPGTPEFEVVVSDDGSSDDSASVARSFSDRLRLKYHFQSDEGNRVALARNEGARLASAPILVFLDTGALPGPEFVQRHFLAHQEGSPRCALLGYAYGYNPEAPMWEVPDILRRHTPEEAVHRYGQVPEFLDLREGVLAECGGDLERRSLPWQVFWTINCSMRTDDFWSVGGFDNDHRGWAVEDLELGYLLHRKGLPIRLDRTAWVIESLQERKRREQLDEFKRNMLRMVSRHPDPVHEIGWALVDDDLFWPWEDEYNELLRHTREVRDLDVATEIEQALRGSSPTDTVAVVGVGGHVPDSLGPGTVMDFDRELVDRVVLGGRHVGHHSLGLRTPLADQSVDIVVITSRLAGLWDRWKDRLLAEAHRVGRDVRCFS; encoded by the coding sequence GTGACGTCACCCAGAACCGACCCGTTGGTCTCGGTCGTCATACCCACCTACAACCGGCGGAACCAACTGCACGACAGCCTGCTCCAGCTGACCAGGCAGCGGCCGGGCACGCCGGAGTTCGAGGTCGTCGTCTCCGACGACGGGTCGTCGGACGACTCGGCGTCGGTGGCGCGGTCCTTCTCGGACCGGCTGCGGCTGAAATACCACTTCCAGTCCGACGAGGGCAACCGGGTGGCGCTCGCCCGGAACGAGGGGGCGCGGCTGGCCTCCGCACCGATCCTGGTCTTCCTCGACACCGGGGCACTGCCCGGGCCCGAGTTCGTCCAGCGGCACTTCCTGGCCCATCAGGAAGGATCGCCGCGCTGCGCCCTGCTGGGATACGCCTACGGGTACAACCCGGAGGCTCCGATGTGGGAGGTCCCGGACATTCTCCGGCGGCACACGCCGGAGGAGGCGGTACACCGCTACGGCCAGGTCCCGGAGTTCCTCGACCTCCGGGAGGGTGTGCTCGCGGAGTGCGGTGGCGACCTGGAACGACGGAGCCTCCCCTGGCAGGTGTTCTGGACCATCAACTGTTCGATGCGTACCGACGACTTCTGGTCCGTCGGCGGCTTCGACAACGACCACCGCGGCTGGGCCGTGGAGGACCTGGAACTCGGATACCTGCTGCACCGCAAGGGCCTGCCGATCCGGCTCGACCGCACCGCCTGGGTGATCGAGTCGCTACAGGAACGCAAGCGGCGCGAGCAGCTCGACGAATTCAAGCGGAACATGCTCCGCATGGTGTCCCGGCATCCGGATCCGGTGCACGAGATCGGCTGGGCACTCGTCGACGACGACCTGTTCTGGCCCTGGGAGGACGAGTACAACGAACTGCTCCGGCACACCCGCGAGGTGCGCGACCTGGACGTGGCGACCGAGATCGAGCAGGCGCTGCGGGGCAGCTCGCCGACCGACACGGTGGCGGTCGTCGGCGTGGGCGGCCACGTCCCCGACTCACTGGGGCCGGGCACGGTCATGGACTTCGACCGGGAGCTGGTGGACCGGGTCGTACTCGGCGGACGGCACGTCGGCCATCACTCGCTCGGCCTGCGTACGCCGCTGGCCGACCAGTCCGTCGACATCGTGGTCATCACGTCCCGGCTCGCCGGCCTCTGGGACCGTTGGAAGGACCGGCTCCTGGCCGAGGCGCACCGTGTCGGGCGTGACGTTCGTTGTTTCTCCTGA
- a CDS encoding acyl-CoA dehydrogenase family protein → MVLSTDVPPRMELVRRTEELVPLLRSHAAWTDEHRRLHEEVIEAMAAAGIFRMRVPTRYGGYESDAGTVLETISRISGSDGSAGWNTAVWSISNWIAGLFPDEAQDEVFADPDVRVCGVLSPTANAEPTNGGFVVNGRWRFISGALHSKWQVVLAMGPAPDGSQWPVMALVPMSDLEIVDDWHTAGLRGTGSVSTVAKQVFVPQHRALPMVAILAEQYASTANAGSPLFRQPLVPTGCATFAATAVGLAKAALEAFLHRLGERKITYTEYTSQREAPITHFQVAEAAMKTDEAEFHSQRLADLLDGKYASGEAWQLVDRVRARADLGRVFQLTKEAVGVLKTGSGGTSIYDDVPIQRIDRDIQTLNMHALMHPNTNAELYGRILCGLSPNTMYL, encoded by the coding sequence ATGGTGTTGAGCACCGATGTTCCACCCAGGATGGAACTTGTCCGGCGGACCGAGGAACTCGTGCCCCTGTTGCGGTCGCACGCGGCTTGGACGGACGAGCACAGGCGGCTGCACGAGGAGGTCATCGAGGCGATGGCGGCGGCCGGGATCTTCCGGATGCGGGTGCCCACGCGCTACGGGGGTTACGAGAGCGACGCCGGCACCGTCCTTGAGACGATCAGCCGGATCAGCGGGAGCGACGGCTCGGCCGGGTGGAACACGGCCGTGTGGTCGATCAGCAACTGGATTGCCGGGCTGTTCCCCGACGAGGCCCAGGACGAGGTCTTCGCCGACCCGGACGTCCGGGTGTGCGGAGTCCTCAGTCCGACCGCCAACGCGGAGCCGACCAACGGCGGCTTCGTGGTCAACGGGCGGTGGCGTTTCATCAGCGGCGCGCTGCACAGCAAGTGGCAGGTGGTTCTCGCCATGGGGCCCGCTCCCGACGGCTCCCAGTGGCCGGTCATGGCGCTGGTCCCGATGTCCGACCTGGAGATCGTCGACGACTGGCACACCGCCGGTCTGCGTGGCACCGGCAGTGTCAGTACCGTCGCGAAGCAGGTCTTCGTCCCACAACACCGGGCGCTGCCGATGGTCGCGATCCTCGCCGAGCAGTACGCCTCGACGGCCAACGCCGGGTCGCCGCTGTTCCGCCAACCGCTGGTCCCGACCGGGTGCGCCACGTTCGCCGCGACCGCGGTCGGGCTGGCGAAGGCCGCGCTGGAGGCGTTCCTTCACCGGCTCGGCGAGCGGAAGATCACCTACACCGAGTACACGAGCCAGCGCGAGGCGCCGATCACCCACTTCCAGGTCGCGGAGGCGGCCATGAAGACCGACGAGGCCGAGTTCCACAGCCAGCGGCTGGCGGATCTGCTGGACGGGAAGTACGCGAGCGGTGAGGCGTGGCAGCTCGTCGACCGGGTCCGGGCCCGCGCCGACCTGGGTCGGGTATTCCAACTGACGAAGGAGGCGGTGGGTGTGCTGAAAACCGGCAGCGGCGGCACGTCCATCTACGACGACGTGCCGATCCAGCGGATCGACCGGGACATCCAGACGCTCAACATGCACGCGCTGATGCACCCGAACACCAACGCGGAGCTGTACGGGCGGATCCTCTGCGGGCTCTCGCCGAACACGATGTATCTCTGA
- a CDS encoding MDR family NADP-dependent oxidoreductase has protein sequence MITSREIHLIARPPDDLPVPGEVAMVEVPVPAPEPGQAVVRNMYMAIDPGLLQRMRDLSDLHVPHFQLGGPMWGHAIGEVVESATPELQVGDVVLHHMAWREYAVADVKEFTVLDTTRYPSISHHLSSAIVAYCGVRRIGIEHGDTVVVSSAAGAVGSVVGQLARLRGATRVVGSVGSAEKVRLATEELGFDEAFDYHDGWPEDLGGVDVYYDNVGGWQLDSAFNAMRPHGRILLCGSSEEHRSGRPHGHRTMQMVIGKRLTLIGFTTNDHLDLLPEFEREFPPLVRNGEVVLHETFVDGLDQLIPAIKSLLDGAYLGKVLLRF, from the coding sequence ATGATCACCAGTCGTGAGATCCATCTGATCGCCCGCCCGCCCGACGACCTACCGGTGCCAGGTGAGGTTGCCATGGTCGAGGTGCCGGTGCCGGCACCGGAGCCCGGACAGGCCGTGGTCCGCAACATGTACATGGCGATCGACCCCGGCCTACTTCAGCGGATGCGTGACCTGAGTGACCTGCACGTCCCGCACTTCCAGCTGGGCGGGCCGATGTGGGGGCACGCCATCGGCGAGGTGGTGGAGTCGGCCACACCCGAGCTTCAGGTCGGCGACGTGGTCCTGCACCACATGGCGTGGCGAGAGTACGCGGTCGCCGACGTCAAGGAGTTCACTGTCCTCGACACCACCCGGTACCCGTCGATCTCGCACCATCTCAGCTCGGCGATCGTGGCGTACTGCGGCGTGCGCCGGATCGGCATCGAGCACGGTGACACCGTGGTGGTGTCCAGCGCGGCTGGCGCGGTCGGCAGCGTGGTCGGGCAACTGGCCCGCCTGCGGGGGGCGACCCGGGTCGTCGGCAGCGTCGGGTCCGCCGAGAAGGTACGGCTCGCCACCGAGGAACTCGGCTTTGACGAGGCGTTCGACTATCACGACGGGTGGCCGGAGGACCTCGGCGGTGTCGACGTGTACTACGACAACGTCGGCGGCTGGCAGCTCGACAGCGCCTTCAACGCCATGCGCCCGCACGGTCGGATCCTGCTCTGCGGGAGCTCGGAGGAGCACCGCTCCGGCCGGCCCCACGGGCACCGCACGATGCAGATGGTCATCGGCAAGCGGCTGACGCTGATCGGCTTCACCACCAACGACCACCTGGATCTGCTGCCCGAGTTCGAACGCGAGTTCCCTCCGCTGGTCCGCAACGGCGAGGTGGTCCTGCACGAGACCTTCGTCGACGGTCTCGACCAGTTGATCCCCGCAATCAAGTCCTTGCTCGACGGGGCGTACCTGGGCAAGGTCCTGCTCAGGTTCTGA
- a CDS encoding peptidase inhibitor family I36 protein: MLTRGLRSALLIAGVSVATLIATATVATAGPASVSADPCPSRALCLYEGSNFTGEMFAATSLNPAGICVSLVDHGWGDRAHSAINTHNTSAQMFMNDDCVGGPYQVPGNSSLSSFGTFTPESVWVPYRGS, encoded by the coding sequence GTGTTGACCAGAGGTTTGCGTTCGGCACTGCTGATCGCGGGTGTCTCGGTGGCGACCCTGATCGCCACGGCGACGGTCGCGACAGCCGGCCCGGCATCCGTCAGCGCGGATCCGTGTCCGTCCCGCGCTCTCTGCCTCTACGAGGGTTCGAACTTCACCGGCGAGATGTTCGCCGCGACATCGCTCAACCCGGCTGGTATCTGTGTCAGCCTGGTCGATCATGGTTGGGGCGACCGGGCCCACTCGGCGATCAACACCCACAACACCAGCGCCCAGATGTTCATGAACGACGACTGCGTCGGCGGCCCCTACCAGGTGCCCGGCAACTCGAGCCTGTCCAGCTTCGGCACCTTCACTCCGGAGAGCGTCTGGGTTCCGTACCGGGGCTCCTGA
- a CDS encoding SDR family NAD(P)-dependent oxidoreductase, with amino-acid sequence MFGLDGKSAVVTGASRGIGRAVALGLARAGANVAVLARSTSALAEVAKEIEASGRRAAVLTCDVDRPEEIEQAVAAARDELGGIDVVVNNAGGFSHVGPFLEMTPADWTQILRTNLDSVAHMCRAVGGYLTGVGRGSVINVASVGGYNGVPMLSPYAVAKAGVISLSRTLAVEWAARGVRVNVIAPGWTRTQLTRSFAQHPELAEGLIRSVPVGRWGEPDDLVGAAVYLASDASRMVTGACLTVDGGVTAYDTGPAMIDMLSVGRIPI; translated from the coding sequence GTGTTTGGTCTGGACGGTAAGAGCGCCGTGGTCACCGGCGCGTCACGAGGCATCGGACGGGCCGTCGCGCTCGGCCTGGCCAGGGCCGGGGCGAACGTGGCGGTACTGGCCCGCAGCACATCCGCGCTGGCCGAGGTGGCGAAGGAGATCGAGGCGTCAGGGCGCAGGGCCGCCGTGCTCACCTGCGACGTCGACCGGCCGGAGGAGATCGAGCAGGCGGTGGCTGCGGCCCGGGACGAACTCGGCGGGATCGATGTCGTGGTCAACAACGCCGGCGGCTTCAGTCACGTCGGCCCGTTTCTGGAGATGACGCCGGCGGACTGGACGCAGATTCTGCGTACCAATCTGGATTCGGTCGCGCACATGTGTCGGGCGGTGGGTGGATATCTGACCGGGGTCGGTCGCGGTTCGGTCATCAACGTGGCGTCGGTGGGCGGTTACAACGGAGTTCCCATGCTTTCGCCGTACGCGGTGGCGAAGGCCGGGGTCATCTCGCTGAGTCGGACTCTCGCGGTGGAATGGGCGGCCCGCGGAGTGCGGGTCAACGTGATCGCGCCGGGCTGGACGAGGACCCAGTTGACCCGCAGCTTCGCCCAGCACCCGGAACTGGCCGAGGGGTTGATCCGGAGCGTGCCGGTGGGTCGGTGGGGTGAGCCGGACGACCTCGTCGGCGCGGCGGTCTACCTGGCCAGCGACGCGTCCCGGATGGTCACCGGCGCCTGCCTGACCGTGGACGGCGGGGTGACCGCGTACGACACCGGGCCCGCGATGATCGACATGCTGAGCGTCGGCAGGATCCCGATCTAG
- a CDS encoding cytochrome P450 family protein: MESNGCPYVIDRTGSDIQAEAARLRELGPAVPVELPGGVPAWSITSYALARRLFADPRVVKDPRRYWPAFVDGEIGDDWPLISWVKMDSMTLVDGDDHRRLRGLVAPDFGPRRIETQRPLVERIVADLLDRLAEHPAGHPVDLRANYAAPLPAQMICELFGVPEEARLEVLHGLELAVDTTLPPEQAAANLAHWQVALRELTAAKRAAPGDDMTSRLVQAHDRQGLLSESELVGSLFNVLGAGSETVMNLLTKAVVALLSHPDQRELVTTGKVSWSDVIEETLRAEAPIAQLPLRFAAEDIELDGITIGKGTPILMCLAAAGRDPERYGTDAETFDLTRSDKEHLSFGYGAHFCVGAALARLEASVALPALFDRFPDLTLAVRPGELEPPGTFIMNGLRSLPVYLTGPPAG; encoded by the coding sequence ATGGAGAGCAACGGCTGCCCGTACGTCATCGACCGCACCGGGAGCGACATCCAGGCCGAGGCGGCACGGCTGCGCGAACTCGGTCCCGCGGTCCCGGTCGAGCTGCCCGGCGGGGTACCGGCCTGGTCGATCACCAGCTACGCGCTGGCCAGACGGCTGTTCGCCGATCCACGGGTGGTGAAGGACCCCCGCCGGTACTGGCCGGCGTTCGTCGACGGTGAGATCGGCGACGACTGGCCACTGATCAGCTGGGTCAAAATGGACAGCATGACCCTCGTCGACGGTGACGACCACCGTCGACTACGCGGACTGGTCGCGCCGGACTTCGGTCCGCGCCGGATCGAGACGCAGCGCCCGCTCGTCGAGCGTATCGTCGCCGACCTGCTGGACCGGCTCGCCGAACATCCGGCGGGGCACCCGGTCGACCTTCGGGCGAACTACGCGGCGCCGCTGCCGGCGCAGATGATCTGCGAGCTGTTCGGGGTGCCGGAGGAAGCCCGGCTGGAGGTGCTGCACGGCCTCGAACTCGCCGTCGACACCACGCTGCCGCCCGAGCAGGCCGCGGCCAACCTGGCCCACTGGCAGGTGGCGCTGCGGGAGCTGACGGCCGCCAAGCGGGCGGCACCGGGCGACGACATGACAAGCCGACTGGTGCAGGCCCACGACCGGCAGGGGCTGCTCAGCGAGTCCGAACTCGTCGGTTCGTTGTTCAACGTCCTCGGCGCGGGCTCGGAAACGGTGATGAACCTGCTGACCAAGGCCGTCGTCGCCCTGCTCAGCCATCCGGACCAACGCGAGCTGGTGACGACGGGCAAGGTGTCCTGGTCCGACGTGATCGAGGAGACGCTCCGGGCGGAGGCACCGATCGCCCAACTCCCGCTTCGGTTCGCGGCCGAGGACATCGAGCTGGACGGGATCACCATCGGCAAGGGGACACCGATCCTGATGTGCCTCGCCGCCGCCGGTCGCGACCCCGAGCGGTACGGCACGGACGCGGAGACGTTCGACCTCACCCGGTCGGACAAGGAGCACCTGTCGTTCGGCTACGGGGCGCACTTCTGCGTCGGCGCCGCGCTGGCCCGGCTGGAGGCGTCGGTGGCGCTGCCGGCGCTGTTCGACCGGTTTCCCGACCTGACCCTCGCGGTCCGGCCGGGGGAGCTGGAGCCACCCGGCACGTTCATCATGAACGGGCTCCGTTCACTGCCGGTGTACCTGACCGGACCGCCGGCCGGTTGA
- a CDS encoding SgcJ/EcaC family oxidoreductase, translating to MSNAVSPVRPEDAKAVQDIVARITSAWNENDADRLATVYSEDASIVLPGAHLKGRPAIRDWMAEAFDGKWKGTQVLGAPLELRYIRDDVILLLSQGGAYPPGATEVPVEHAIRGIWVFVKQDGEWIITGYGNTPVRAPIPLPEGPR from the coding sequence ATGAGCAATGCCGTCTCCCCCGTCCGTCCGGAAGACGCAAAAGCGGTACAGGATATCGTCGCGCGTATCACCTCGGCGTGGAACGAGAACGACGCCGACAGGCTGGCCACGGTCTACAGCGAGGACGCCTCGATCGTGCTGCCCGGCGCTCACCTGAAGGGGCGCCCGGCCATCCGGGACTGGATGGCGGAGGCCTTCGACGGCAAGTGGAAGGGTACCCAGGTGCTCGGCGCACCGCTGGAGCTGCGGTACATCCGGGACGACGTGATCCTGCTCCTGTCCCAGGGCGGCGCGTACCCGCCGGGCGCCACCGAGGTCCCCGTCGAGCACGCGATCCGCGGCATCTGGGTCTTCGTCAAGCAGGACGGTGAATGGATCATCACCGGATACGGGAACACGCCGGTCCGCGCCCCGATTCCGCTGCCGGAGGGGCCCAGGTGA
- a CDS encoding FAD-dependent oxidoreductase, whose translation MSQPPGGVQVGERAVVLGGSIAGLFAGQVLAEAYREVVVVDRDRLFGVTGTRRATPQAFHAHALLARGQRAIEELFPGITEESRAAGVPTGDVGADLRWVINGQRLPKIRTGLVCLAIPRTALEQHVRKRVRALPNVTFLEGRDVEELVTTRDRGRVTGVRILHQRDGSSEVLPADLVVDATGRGSRLPVWLAELGYQPPAEEQIKIRLSYTTRHYRLPPGALGTDLAYIVAQTPSHPRGAVFARERALPNGGDRYVLSLNAHLGDHAPTEPDGFLAYARTVPVPEIHHALRTAEPLDEIRAYQFPTSLWRHYERLTRFPDGLLVLGDALASPNPVYAQGNTITAVEALVLRDHLRRGAEPRPAEFFADVAPTVRAAWDINVLGDLAYPQVVGERTPRIRLACAYLARVHRAVADDPVVAESFLRVAGLIDGPQALLRPRMLARVLGRRHPAPRPTVAPAAVSS comes from the coding sequence GTGAGTCAGCCGCCGGGCGGCGTCCAGGTCGGTGAGCGCGCCGTGGTCCTGGGTGGCAGCATCGCCGGCCTCTTCGCGGGCCAGGTGCTCGCCGAGGCGTACCGCGAGGTCGTCGTCGTGGACCGGGACCGCCTGTTCGGTGTGACCGGAACCCGGCGCGCGACCCCCCAGGCGTTCCACGCGCACGCGCTGCTCGCCCGTGGGCAGCGCGCCATCGAGGAACTGTTCCCCGGCATCACCGAGGAGTCCCGGGCGGCCGGAGTGCCGACCGGCGACGTGGGAGCCGACCTGCGCTGGGTGATCAACGGCCAGCGACTGCCGAAGATCCGGACCGGGCTGGTCTGCCTCGCCATCCCCCGGACCGCACTGGAGCAACACGTCCGCAAGCGGGTCCGGGCCCTGCCCAACGTGACCTTCCTGGAAGGCCGCGACGTGGAGGAGTTGGTCACCACGCGAGACCGCGGCCGGGTCACCGGGGTGCGGATACTCCACCAGCGTGACGGGAGCTCGGAGGTCCTCCCCGCCGACCTCGTCGTGGATGCGACCGGCCGGGGCTCGCGGCTGCCGGTCTGGCTGGCGGAGCTGGGCTACCAGCCTCCGGCGGAGGAGCAGATCAAGATCAGGCTCAGCTACACCACCCGCCACTACCGGCTGCCGCCGGGCGCGCTCGGTACGGACCTGGCGTACATCGTCGCGCAGACTCCGAGTCACCCGCGCGGTGCCGTGTTCGCCCGGGAGCGGGCCCTGCCGAACGGGGGCGACCGGTACGTCCTGTCGCTCAACGCCCACCTCGGCGACCACGCGCCCACCGAGCCGGACGGCTTCCTCGCATACGCGAGGACGGTACCGGTGCCGGAGATCCACCACGCGCTCCGGACCGCCGAACCACTGGACGAGATCCGGGCATACCAGTTCCCGACCAGCCTCTGGCGGCACTACGAGCGGCTGACCAGGTTCCCCGACGGCCTGCTGGTGCTGGGGGACGCGCTGGCCAGTCCCAACCCGGTCTACGCACAGGGCAACACGATCACCGCGGTCGAGGCGCTGGTGCTCCGCGACCACCTGCGCCGCGGCGCCGAACCCCGACCGGCCGAGTTCTTCGCCGACGTCGCCCCGACCGTCCGGGCCGCCTGGGACATCAACGTCCTCGGCGACCTGGCGTACCCGCAGGTCGTCGGCGAGCGGACCCCGAGGATCCGGCTGGCGTGCGCGTATCTGGCCCGGGTGCACCGCGCCGTGGCGGACGACCCGGTGGTGGCGGAGTCCTTCCTGCGGGTGGCCGGCCTGATCGACGGGCCGCAGGCGCTGCTGCGGCCCCGGATGCTGGCGCGGGTACTGGGCCGGCGGCATCCAGCGCCGAGACCGACGGTGGCCCCGGCCGCCGTCTCCTCGTGA